CCTCTTCATGCCCATATCCTAAAGTATTGGTTCCAATACCCATTATGGACATATCAATAAATTTATTGCCGTCTAAGTCAGTAACTAAACATCCCTTAGCCTCTGAAAAATATGAAGGCCAATGATCTGGCAAAAACATTTCCGGCCTTTTGGAAAGCAACATTGTGCCTCCGGGAATCAGTTGTTTAGCTTTTTTATATAATTCTTGTCCTGAGCCCATAATTTATGATTTATCTTTGTTCAATGATTTTAAATAGCCCTCGTTCCTTATAATATCTTGATTTTTGAATTTATGTATATTATTGATAATGTAATAAGTGTACTCCTGCCATGAAGCTGTAGTTCCAAGTTCAGACACCAATATCTTAATAGCTTCAAGGTCATTGGGCTCATCAACTGTCATTCGAATGTGATTGAAATTTGAGGAAGATTTATAATGCACAGCTTTGAACAAGGTTCCACCTTTTAGATTTGAATTATTTCTAATATATGGTGTTACATGCTCTCTATCAGATGTGGATTTTGCTTCATTCCAGGCTTTCTCCAATGCTTTAAAGGTGAAAACCTCAATATCTTGTCCGTCAGGATATTCTTCCAATATGACATTTGCGCCATAATCTGCTTTTTCTTTAATGGTATACTCGATAACTGAATCAATTAAGTCCGCATCAAGCAATGGACAATCAGATGTGACTCTCACAATATAATCTGGCAAATAGGGCAATGCTGCTTGATAAAATCTATCCAAAACATCATTTAAATCGCCTTGGTAAACTGCAACTCCTAATTTTTCGGCTATACTTAGTATAGTATCGACTCCAACTTCCTCTGTAGTTGCCACTACGAAATTCGTTACTAATTTGGACTTCTTAACTCGGTCTATGTGTAATCCTAAAAGTGTAGTGTCTCCTATAGTTTTGATAACTTTCTCAGGAAAGCGAGTGCTTCCTACTCTAGCCTGAGTAATCAACAATATTGTTAATGGTTCCATACTGCGGGGTTTAATAAATAGGATTCATTTACTACAATATTATCAATTTCATTAAAGGCTTGATGAGGAACTCTTGAAGCCAACATTTTTATATTATTTTCCATTTGATTTAAAGAGTCGACACCTATCAGTATTCCATCAATATAAGTTTTTGATAAAGCATAATGTAGAGCCAATGCTGCTTTCTCAACACGATACTTTTTCGCAATAATTTCTAATTGTTCTAAGTATGCTTTTAAGGGATTCAGTTTTAAAGGAATTTTATTTCTACTCATAAAAAACAAACCCTGAAGAAAAACGGATCTGGTATGAATTTCAATATTATTAGCTTTTAACTTTTCTAAAGCTTTCCCTCTTAAGTTGTAATTATCTAAAGCATTAAAAGGTAATTGAACCACTTCAAATAATTTATGATTGCAAATTTCGTCGACTTGCTCATTAGTGTATAGTGAAATACCTAATTTCAGATACTTTTTACCCTTTTGCTCTATTAACTTTTCAATATTTTTTTTACTTGATTCCCTAAAGTCTTCAAAACTATGGAACATTATTGTATCCACTTGATCAACTTTTAAATTTTGAAGAGAGTTTTCAAGTGATTCTAAAGGCGTAGCTCCCTGCTTAAGATTAAACTTGGTAATAATTTTAAAATCTTTATCTAATCGAGATTGATTATAATTGCCTATTCTTTTTTCGGAATTCCCATAAGCTGCCGCTGTATCCAGAATATGAATATTTGATTTATGAACTAAATCAAGAATATTAAATACTTCATCTTCAGTCAATTGCCCGGTACTGTTATTGATACCGTAGTTCATTCCAAATTGAACCGTTCCTAAAATAATCTTACTGTTCATAGATAGGATTAAAAAGGGCCATTCTTAAGATATCATCATACCCTAACTTTGTTATTACATGCTTTTTATACACGCCTTCAACAGTAAACCCCAACTTTTTATATAGCTGCACCGCTGATTCATTGTTACTACGAACACCTAAATTAACCTTCCTTAAATCTATATCTTTAGAAAAACAATACATTATAACGGACAATGAAGCCTCTTTTGCATAGCCTTTTCCCCATTCCTTTTTCTCCCCCATCATTATTCCATACTCACCATATTTATGCCTGAAATTAATAGGGTCAATTTTAATATTCCCAATGTGCTTCCCATTTTCCTTAATATGAATAGCCCAAAATAAAATAGATGATTTCTCTACATTGAGCAGAAATTCATTAAGCTTATCAAGTGTATAATCACCACCTGATTCTAAATATGCATTAACTTCTGGATCATTCATCCAGTTTACATATACACTTGAAAGGTGATTTATTCCAAGCGGAACTAATTGGAGTCTTTCAGTTTCAATAATTGGAGTCTTAACTTTCATAAAATGATAATACTTTACTTATCACAAAGTTTAACTCATTGTTATTTAGAGTTGGATACATCGGCAAACTAATACAATTTTGATAATAAGCTTCTGCGTTTTTCATATCACCTTCTTTCCAACCAAATTGACGGTAATAGGGCATTAAATGGCATGGAATGTAGTGGATCTGGGCGTAAATGTTGTGCTCACGCAGAAAATTATATAAGCCTAATCGATCTTCCACTTCAATCACATACAAGTGATATGCATGCCCTTCTACTACTCCCGACTGACCTTTAATGAATGGTTTTCCATTAAAAGCTTTGAAATAAGTTGATGCAATTTCTCGGCGCCTTTCTAAACCTATTGCTGCTCGCCCAAGCTGACTTTTCCCTAAAGCACACTGAAAATCGGTGATGCGGTAATTATAGCCAAGCTCTTGCATCTCCATATACCAGTTGGGATACTTATGAGTCGTATGTTCTGAGGCATGAGAGGAACCAACTGCAAATTCGACTGAGTTTTGGTACTCAGACTCATCTTTAGTAATTCCGTGTGTTCGGAGTTTGAGGAGCTTATTGTAGAGCTCTTCATTATTGGTTGTGATCATTCCGCCTTCTCCAGAAGCAATATGCTTCACCGGGTGAAAAGAGAAGATAGCTAATTCGGCAAATTGTCCGTTCCCACAATTTTGCATGGCTCCATGCTTATCAGTAAAATATCCACCTGGGGAGTGGCAAGAGTCTTCAATAATCCAAAGATCATGTGCATCAGCTAATTCTCGAAAGGCTTCTAAATCAACGGCTCGACCCGCAAAATCTACAGGTATTATTCCTTTGTAGGTTCCTTTTGGCGAAGACTCCAACAATTCTTTCACGATATTCAAGTCAAGCAAATAGGTGTCAGGATCAATATCAGCAAAAACAACTTCACCGCCACAATACCTAATGCAATTAGCGGAGGCTGCAAAAGTAATTGGCGTTGTTATCACCTTATCCCCTTCCTGCACTTTTAAAGTTAACGCACATAAATGAAGTGCAGCTGTACCGTTGGAGATGGCTACTGCATATTTGGACCCCACATAATTTGCAAAAGCTTCTTCAAATTCTGCTATGCGTGGCCCTTGAGTTAGATAGTCAGACTTTAGCGTTTCAACTACAGCTTGGACGTCTTCATCTGTTATATGTTGGCGGCCATAGGGAATTACTTCCATGTTATACCTCAAAAGTTGGGTCTACGTGTTCTTTGATTAGTTTTCTAAGGCTTTCAACAGTTTCCCACTCTTTGTTATCTGCGGAGTTATAATTAAATCCCTGCTCTACACGCACAGCCGAAAAGTGATCAATGTACTCTTGCAAATTAAACTTAGGTTGTTGAGGTAAAATTGCAAAGTATTTACCTAAATCATAGGTATTGTAAGAATCTGATGAGGTGATCATTTCCTCATGAACTTTTTCACCGGGCCGTATACCAATTACAGGTTTTTCGCATTCAGGTCCAATTGCTTCTGCCACATCCAAAATTCGATAAGAAGGTATTTTGGGTACGAATAATTCTCCACCCCATGCATGTTCCAACGCATGCATCACCATATTTACCCCGCCCTGAAGTGAAATGTTAAAACGAGTCATTTCCGGATCAGTAATTGGAAGAACTCCCTCCTTTTTTTTATTCAAAAAAAATGGAATTACCGAACCATTTGAGCCCATAACATTACCATAACGTACCACAGAAAATTTAATCGGATTCCAGCCGGTTATGTTATTTGCGGCATTAAAAAGCTTATCAGAAGTAAGTTTTGTTGCCCCGTAAAGATTAATTGGGGCAGCCGCTTTATCCGTAGATAATGCAACAACCCGTTTTACATCGGTTTCAAGACATGCATTAATTAGATTTTCCGCCCCTAAAACATTCGTTTTAATACACTCCATTGGATTATATTCTGCAATAGGTACATGTTTCATAGCTGCCGCATGTATCACATAATCGATTCCCTTTAATGCTCGTTTAATTCTAGCCTCATCTCGTATGTCCCCAATAAAGAATCGAATCTGCGGATATTTGTTAACA
The genomic region above belongs to Chitinophagaceae bacterium and contains:
- a CDS encoding aldo/keto reductase is translated as MNSKIILGTVQFGMNYGINNSTGQLTEDEVFNILDLVHKSNIHILDTAAAYGNSEKRIGNYNQSRLDKDFKIITKFNLKQGATPLESLENSLQNLKVDQVDTIMFHSFEDFRESSKKNIEKLIEQKGKKYLKLGISLYTNEQVDEICNHKLFEVVQLPFNALDNYNLRGKALEKLKANNIEIHTRSVFLQGLFFMSRNKIPLKLNPLKAYLEQLEIIAKKYRVEKAALALHYALSKTYIDGILIGVDSLNQMENNIKMLASRVPHQAFNEIDNIVVNESYLLNPAVWNH
- a CDS encoding N-acetyltransferase — translated: MKVKTPIIETERLQLVPLGINHLSSVYVNWMNDPEVNAYLESGGDYTLDKLNEFLLNVEKSSILFWAIHIKENGKHIGNIKIDPINFRHKYGEYGIMMGEKKEWGKGYAKEASLSVIMYCFSKDIDLRKVNLGVRSNNESAVQLYKKLGFTVEGVYKKHVITKLGYDDILRMALFNPIYEQ
- the pseC gene encoding UDP-4-amino-4,6-dideoxy-N-acetyl-beta-L-altrosamine transaminase, giving the protein MEVIPYGRQHITDEDVQAVVETLKSDYLTQGPRIAEFEEAFANYVGSKYAVAISNGTAALHLCALTLKVQEGDKVITTPITFAASANCIRYCGGEVVFADIDPDTYLLDLNIVKELLESSPKGTYKGIIPVDFAGRAVDLEAFRELADAHDLWIIEDSCHSPGGYFTDKHGAMQNCGNGQFAELAIFSFHPVKHIASGEGGMITTNNEELYNKLLKLRTHGITKDESEYQNSVEFAVGSSHASEHTTHKYPNWYMEMQELGYNYRITDFQCALGKSQLGRAAIGLERRREIASTYFKAFNGKPFIKGQSGVVEGHAYHLYVIEVEDRLGLYNFLREHNIYAQIHYIPCHLMPYYRQFGWKEGDMKNAEAYYQNCISLPMYPTLNNNELNFVISKVLSFYES
- the pseB gene encoding UDP-N-acetylglucosamine 4,6-dehydratase (inverting) codes for the protein MLNDRTILITGGTGSLGKALTSHILSTYPGIKKLVIFSRDEQKQFQMAQEYPVNKYPQIRFFIGDIRDEARIKRALKGIDYVIHAAAMKHVPIAEYNPMECIKTNVLGAENLINACLETDVKRVVALSTDKAAAPINLYGATKLTSDKLFNAANNITGWNPIKFSVVRYGNVMGSNGSVIPFFLNKKKEGVLPITDPEMTRFNISLQGGVNMVMHALEHAWGGELFVPKIPSYRILDVAEAIGPECEKPVIGIRPGEKVHEEMITSSDSYNTYDLGKYFAILPQQPKFNLQEYIDHFSAVRVEQGFNYNSADNKEWETVESLRKLIKEHVDPTFEV